The following are encoded together in the Streptomyces sp. NBC_00358 genome:
- a CDS encoding BTAD domain-containing putative transcriptional regulator, with protein MSARTATGEFPLGPPRRRALLGLLLIRLGKTVPAGQLIEELWGARPPRHSKASLQSYVSHLRNALAAGLPGQDPAGLVRYHASGYVLDVDPRQVDACHFERLVGEGRRLRSADDSPGARARLTEALDLWQGPPFLDLADYGPLAEESARLEQLRLSAVETRADAYLDMGEPEAAVADLQREAGTYPLREGLVGQLMTALYRLGRQAEALHVYERTRASLDEELGITIGGQLRSLHDAILGGHMAPRPAAVPEHRSNRRPQGPPDPPPPSTPAPAAEPSAGAVDAGAAGSPGPPPSGEHALLGREKELSALCALVADTASGQGRLTLVMGEAGIGKTRLLMELDRRPAGTGPYVVWGHCLPGPMPPNWLWAQVLRQLAAAFPDTFEAAAAPFRQPLSPLMPELLVTGDTGAGQDAPWAQERFRTYDAVCEVLLAVAAKHPLTLLLEDLHWADAPSLDLLRLLATRHPRRSLGIVVTARDADIEVTPLLQRTLGEVLRNPRTTTVRLTGLSEETVGTLVRNETGSAAVGSALVRMLYERSKGNPYFVTQLLSLLGDAEDLHEPQATRLLLARVPTGVREVLRQRFATLPAESLRLLQACAVLGTEVDTGLVDAALAAELPVAAAMDAAVRAQLLREDPCTPGRVYFTHALVQETLYDELPSQERARLHATMARALTSGGASRPDAERTAHHAWRAEGELPPPDILPLFARGRGADRAPARL; from the coding sequence ATGTCGGCGCGGACCGCGACCGGAGAGTTCCCGCTGGGGCCTCCCCGGCGCCGTGCACTGCTCGGACTGCTGCTGATACGCCTGGGCAAGACGGTTCCGGCCGGGCAGCTCATCGAGGAACTGTGGGGAGCGCGGCCCCCGAGACACTCCAAGGCGTCGCTGCAGAGCTACGTCTCCCACCTGCGCAACGCTCTTGCCGCCGGGCTGCCCGGCCAGGACCCGGCCGGTCTGGTTCGCTACCACGCCTCGGGCTACGTACTCGACGTGGACCCGCGACAGGTGGATGCCTGCCACTTCGAGCGGCTCGTGGGCGAGGGGCGGCGCCTGCGGTCCGCGGACGACAGCCCGGGGGCCCGGGCCCGTCTGACCGAGGCGCTGGATCTGTGGCAGGGACCGCCGTTCCTCGACCTGGCGGACTACGGTCCGCTCGCCGAGGAGAGCGCCCGTCTGGAGCAGTTGCGTCTCTCAGCGGTGGAGACTCGCGCCGACGCGTACCTGGACATGGGCGAACCCGAGGCGGCCGTGGCCGACCTGCAACGGGAGGCCGGTACATACCCGTTGCGCGAAGGGCTCGTGGGCCAGCTGATGACAGCGTTGTACCGGCTCGGACGGCAGGCCGAGGCGCTGCACGTCTACGAGCGGACGCGGGCCAGTCTCGACGAGGAACTCGGCATCACGATCGGCGGGCAGCTCCGGTCCCTGCACGACGCCATCCTCGGCGGGCACATGGCGCCTCGGCCCGCTGCCGTGCCGGAACACCGGAGCAACCGCCGACCGCAGGGGCCTCCCGATCCCCCGCCGCCAAGCACACCGGCCCCCGCCGCAGAGCCTTCGGCCGGCGCCGTGGATGCGGGCGCCGCCGGTTCACCGGGCCCGCCCCCCAGCGGCGAACACGCGCTGCTTGGAAGGGAGAAGGAACTGTCCGCCCTGTGCGCACTGGTGGCGGACACCGCGAGCGGGCAGGGCCGGCTGACCCTGGTCATGGGCGAGGCCGGGATCGGCAAGACCAGGCTGCTGATGGAACTCGACCGGCGTCCGGCAGGCACCGGACCGTACGTCGTCTGGGGCCACTGTCTGCCCGGGCCCATGCCGCCGAACTGGCTGTGGGCCCAGGTTCTGCGCCAGTTGGCCGCTGCCTTCCCGGACACCTTCGAGGCCGCCGCCGCCCCGTTCCGGCAGCCGTTGTCGCCGCTGATGCCCGAGCTGCTGGTCACCGGGGACACCGGTGCCGGCCAGGACGCCCCGTGGGCGCAGGAGCGGTTCCGGACCTACGACGCGGTGTGCGAGGTCCTGCTCGCGGTGGCGGCGAAGCATCCGCTGACGCTGCTGCTGGAGGACCTGCACTGGGCCGACGCCCCCTCACTGGACCTGCTGCGGCTGCTGGCCACCCGGCATCCACGGCGCTCCCTCGGCATCGTGGTGACCGCGCGGGACGCCGACATCGAGGTGACCCCACTGCTGCAGCGCACGCTCGGCGAAGTGCTCAGGAACCCGCGCACCACCACCGTGCGGCTCACCGGCCTGTCGGAGGAGACGGTGGGCACGCTCGTACGCAACGAGACCGGCAGCGCCGCGGTCGGGTCCGCGCTGGTGCGGATGCTGTACGAACGCAGCAAGGGCAACCCGTACTTCGTCACCCAGCTGCTGTCACTGCTCGGTGATGCCGAGGACCTGCACGAGCCACAGGCGACGCGTCTGCTGCTGGCGCGGGTGCCGACCGGGGTCCGGGAGGTGCTGCGGCAGCGTTTCGCCACGCTGCCCGCCGAGTCACTGCGCCTGCTGCAGGCCTGCGCCGTCCTGGGCACCGAGGTCGACACGGGCCTGGTGGACGCGGCGCTGGCAGCGGAGTTGCCGGTAGCCGCCGCGATGGACGCGGCGGTGCGCGCGCAACTGCTACGGGAGGATCCGTGTACGCCCGGCCGGGTGTACTTCACCCACGCCCTGGTTCAGGAGACGCTCTACGACGAGTTGCCATCGCAGGAGCGTGCCCGGCTGCACGCCACCATGGCGCGGGCCCTGACCAGCGGCGGCGCCAGCCGGCCGGATGCGGAGCGGACGGCCCATCATGCCTGGCGGGCGGAGGGCGAACTGCCGCCCCCCGACATCCTGCCGCTGTTTGCTCGAGGCCGCGGAGCAGACAGAGCACCGGCTCGCCTATGA
- a CDS encoding helix-turn-helix domain-containing protein, producing MGDGIPATADFGRQLRALRTHAGLTQEELAHAAGVSVRAVADLERGRAKGPQRRTVQAMAEALGLDADDAQNLERAAQLGRPRPRRSATPPAYNTLALPRDIQDFTARGPALAELVTLAENTDPGHPPVVVISGQPGLGKTSFAVHAAHHLAAHFPDGQFALDLHGMNPEPTAPREALGRLLRALGLAERAVPLATDDRSGLLRSVLRERRVLILLDNAVDESQVRPLLPGAGPSLTIVTSRHTLAGLEAVHRSELALLKREEAVQLLTRIIGTKRVQEEAQSARDLVDLCGHLPLAVRIAGQRLAGRPHEHLGKLVAQLDVAGRRLDTLQAGGLRVRAAFALSYEQLPPPTRTLLRRAALAAGTDFSPEAAALLAEQPIEEAARCAEELADAGLLLPDPGTERYRFHDLLRLFAAERLSDEDGAALSEAAQDRTAQWMLRRATAAALRFDAARHQDAPDGDPDPARAPADRAQARAWLEAEQAQWFEALRRSQATGRHQQVLDAAEAMHWFSDLTQHWELWPEVFQLAVDAARALASRQDEVVHLNYLAWAHNTCVYDHHAALQAAGTALAVAREIDDQLQMGWALGYGAAALYRLGRLDEAIVWLQDSAACLSGQTSPQSRLAELSTLNILGNYLRESGRAEEALAIHRRSEAICRTGMPGQSPELISLYQAAIRQHLGNDLAALGQRSDAEVSLRKALATFEAAQMLSWSEPARLDLALVLRQQARYQEAREELLAAQDSLGELNSPRQAEAAAELREVDQAIAGPGTSCS from the coding sequence ATGGGCGACGGCATACCGGCCACGGCCGATTTCGGCCGGCAACTCCGTGCGCTCCGTACACACGCGGGGCTCACTCAGGAGGAGTTGGCCCATGCGGCGGGAGTGAGCGTCCGCGCGGTGGCGGACCTGGAGCGGGGACGGGCCAAAGGTCCGCAACGCCGAACCGTACAGGCCATGGCCGAGGCGCTCGGGCTGGACGCCGACGATGCCCAGAACCTGGAGCGGGCAGCCCAACTGGGCCGGCCGCGCCCCCGGCGCAGCGCCACCCCGCCGGCCTATAACACGCTGGCCCTGCCGCGCGACATCCAGGACTTCACCGCGCGCGGCCCGGCCCTCGCCGAATTGGTCACCCTGGCCGAGAACACGGACCCCGGCCATCCGCCGGTCGTCGTGATCTCGGGCCAGCCCGGTCTCGGCAAGACATCCTTCGCCGTGCACGCCGCACACCACCTCGCGGCGCATTTCCCGGACGGACAGTTCGCCCTCGACCTGCACGGCATGAACCCGGAGCCGACCGCCCCGCGCGAAGCGCTCGGCCGCCTGCTGCGGGCGTTGGGCCTCGCCGAGCGGGCTGTCCCTCTCGCCACGGACGACCGGTCGGGACTCCTGCGTTCCGTGCTGCGCGAGCGCCGCGTGCTGATCCTGCTGGACAACGCAGTGGACGAATCACAGGTCCGCCCCCTGCTCCCCGGCGCCGGACCGTCCCTGACGATCGTCACCAGCCGGCACACCCTCGCCGGCCTGGAGGCGGTCCACCGCAGCGAACTCGCGCTGCTGAAACGGGAGGAGGCAGTCCAGCTCCTGACCCGCATCATCGGTACGAAGCGAGTTCAGGAGGAGGCCCAGAGCGCTCGCGACCTCGTGGACCTGTGCGGTCACCTGCCTCTTGCCGTCCGCATCGCCGGCCAGCGACTCGCCGGGCGGCCGCACGAACACCTGGGCAAGCTGGTCGCCCAACTCGACGTGGCCGGACGCCGATTGGACACCCTCCAGGCCGGAGGCCTGCGCGTACGGGCAGCCTTCGCGCTCTCGTACGAGCAACTGCCGCCGCCCACCAGGACACTGCTGCGCCGAGCCGCACTGGCCGCCGGAACCGACTTCAGCCCCGAGGCCGCCGCCCTGCTGGCCGAGCAGCCCATCGAGGAGGCGGCCCGGTGCGCCGAGGAACTCGCCGATGCGGGGCTCCTGTTGCCAGACCCGGGCACCGAGCGCTACCGCTTCCACGATCTCCTCAGACTGTTCGCCGCCGAACGGCTGTCCGACGAGGACGGCGCAGCGCTGAGCGAAGCCGCGCAGGACCGGACCGCCCAGTGGATGCTGCGCAGGGCCACCGCCGCCGCGCTCCGCTTCGACGCCGCCCGCCATCAGGACGCACCCGACGGCGACCCCGACCCCGCACGCGCGCCCGCCGACCGGGCTCAGGCCCGTGCCTGGCTGGAGGCCGAGCAGGCTCAGTGGTTCGAGGCCCTGCGCCGGTCCCAGGCCACCGGACGCCACCAGCAGGTCCTCGACGCGGCAGAGGCGATGCACTGGTTCTCCGACCTGACCCAGCACTGGGAGCTGTGGCCCGAGGTGTTCCAACTCGCCGTCGACGCCGCACGGGCCCTTGCCAGCCGACAGGACGAGGTTGTCCACCTCAACTACCTTGCCTGGGCGCACAACACCTGCGTCTACGACCACCACGCCGCACTGCAGGCCGCGGGCACGGCGCTGGCCGTGGCACGGGAGATCGACGACCAGCTCCAGATGGGCTGGGCGCTGGGTTACGGGGCGGCAGCGCTGTACCGGCTCGGCCGCCTCGACGAGGCCATCGTCTGGCTCCAGGACTCCGCTGCCTGTCTCAGCGGCCAGACCTCCCCGCAGAGCCGCCTGGCCGAGCTGTCGACCCTGAACATCCTGGGCAACTACCTGCGCGAGAGCGGCCGAGCCGAAGAAGCCCTGGCCATTCACCGGCGCAGCGAGGCCATCTGCCGAACCGGGATGCCGGGGCAGTCACCCGAGCTGATCTCGCTGTACCAAGCGGCAATCAGACAGCACCTCGGCAACGACCTGGCCGCACTCGGTCAACGCAGCGACGCCGAGGTGTCCCTCCGCAAGGCACTGGCCACGTTTGAGGCCGCGCAGATGCTCTCATGGAGCGAACCCGCGCGGCTCGACCTCGCCCTGGTCCTGCGGCAGCAGGCCCGCTATCAGGAGGCGCGCGAGGAACTGCTCGCCGCCCAAGACTCCCTGGGTGAACTGAACAGCCCTCGCCAGGCGGAGGCAGCCGCCGAACTGCGCGAAGTCGACCAGGCCATCGCCGGTCCGGGGACGTCCTGCTCGTGA
- a CDS encoding 8-amino-7-oxononanoate synthase: MAFGWIDEQAEARRRAGLVRTLRPRPADSPLLDLASNDYLGLARHPEVTEGAARAARVWGGGATGSRLVTGTTELHTELERELAEFCGFESALVLSSGYAANLAAVTALAPHGSLVVSDAGNHASLIDGCRLARGATQVVGHADPDGVRKALGTHDGPAVTVSDTVFSVDGDAAPLAGLALACREYGAGLIVDDAHGLGVLGDGGRGAPYAAGLAGDPDVVATVTLSKSLGSQGGAVLGPAAVIDHLINAARTFIFDTGLAPAAAGAALAALRLLRREPQRAARAREVATALHTRLTAEGLSAVRPDAAVVSVRAPSPERAVRWAADCREAGLAVGCFRPPSVPDGISRLRLTARADLTEEQIERAVDVISRNR; encoded by the coding sequence ATGGCGTTCGGCTGGATCGACGAGCAGGCCGAGGCGCGCCGCCGGGCCGGACTCGTCCGTACGTTGCGCCCGCGTCCCGCCGACTCGCCGCTCCTCGACCTCGCGAGCAACGACTACCTCGGGCTCGCCCGCCATCCGGAGGTCACCGAGGGCGCGGCACGGGCCGCGCGTGTCTGGGGCGGCGGCGCGACCGGCTCCCGGCTCGTCACCGGCACCACCGAACTGCACACGGAACTGGAACGCGAGCTGGCCGAATTCTGCGGCTTCGAGTCCGCGCTCGTCCTGTCCTCGGGCTACGCGGCCAACCTCGCCGCCGTCACCGCGCTCGCCCCGCACGGCTCGCTGGTCGTCTCGGACGCGGGCAACCACGCCTCCCTGATCGACGGCTGCCGGCTGGCCCGGGGCGCCACCCAGGTGGTCGGGCACGCGGACCCCGACGGCGTGCGCAAGGCGCTCGGCACCCACGACGGACCCGCCGTCACCGTCTCCGACACGGTCTTCTCGGTGGACGGCGACGCGGCACCGCTCGCCGGACTCGCCCTCGCCTGCCGGGAGTACGGCGCCGGACTGATCGTCGACGACGCGCACGGACTCGGTGTCCTGGGTGACGGCGGCAGGGGTGCCCCGTACGCGGCGGGGCTCGCGGGGGACCCGGACGTCGTCGCCACGGTCACCCTCTCCAAGTCGCTGGGCAGCCAGGGCGGCGCCGTCCTCGGCCCGGCCGCGGTCATCGACCATCTGATCAACGCGGCGCGCACCTTCATCTTCGACACCGGGCTGGCGCCGGCGGCGGCGGGCGCGGCGCTCGCGGCGCTGCGGCTGCTGCGCCGCGAACCCCAGCGCGCGGCGCGGGCGCGTGAGGTGGCCACGGCGCTGCACACCCGGCTGACGGCGGAGGGTCTCTCCGCGGTACGACCTGACGCGGCCGTGGTCTCCGTGCGGGCACCGTCCCCCGAACGGGCGGTGCGATGGGCTGCCGACTGCCGCGAGGCGGGCCTCGCCGTCGGCTGTTTTCGTCCCCCGTCGGTGCCCGACGGTATTTCGCGGCTGCGGCTGACGGCCCGCGCGGATCTCACGGAGGAGCAGATCGAGCGCGCGGTGGACGTGATCAGCCGGAACCGGTGA
- a CDS encoding DUF397 domain-containing protein, whose product MSAMPRYVPSSTSLHHVRWLRSSRSTGMNNCVETARPRSGPWSGMVAVRDSKNVAGPALLFTPGVWEGFITGLN is encoded by the coding sequence ATGTCCGCAATGCCTCGGTACGTACCCTCCAGCACTTCACTGCACCATGTGCGATGGCTGCGCAGCAGCCGCAGTACCGGAATGAACAACTGCGTCGAGACGGCACGCCCGCGCTCCGGACCCTGGTCCGGAATGGTCGCGGTGCGAGATTCCAAGAACGTCGCGGGCCCCGCCCTGCTGTTCACCCCCGGCGTCTGGGAGGGGTTCATCACCGGGCTGAACTGA
- a CDS encoding helix-turn-helix domain-containing protein: MQHGPAVRRRKLGAELRALRAGSGLTSGEAARLLGWHQSKVSRIETGISGVKPADVERLLNAYAVQDPELRELLVVLAGSEGNGRHHWWHAYRGVLPPAYRDFISLESGASAIRTLETSVVPGLLQTPEYARAVTRAAVDGLDESKLDTLVEVRLARQDVLRANPPLELSAVLDEAVLRREVGGPDVMARQLRRLTEAAALPQVRLQVLPFAAGAHIGVTGPFVIFSFPNTTDLDVVVLDHLTSSLYLERKEDLQAYTEAFNALRFHALSPEDSLDYIAGIGDGA, encoded by the coding sequence ATGCAGCACGGTCCCGCGGTGCGCCGCCGCAAACTGGGCGCCGAACTGCGCGCGCTGCGCGCCGGTTCGGGCCTCACGAGCGGCGAGGCGGCACGCCTGCTCGGCTGGCACCAGTCGAAGGTGAGCCGCATCGAAACCGGCATCAGCGGGGTGAAACCGGCCGACGTGGAACGCCTGTTGAACGCGTACGCGGTTCAGGACCCGGAACTGCGCGAACTCCTCGTCGTACTGGCGGGCTCCGAGGGCAACGGCCGCCACCACTGGTGGCACGCCTACCGCGGGGTGCTCCCGCCGGCGTACCGCGACTTCATCAGCCTGGAGTCGGGGGCCAGCGCCATACGCACGTTGGAGACCTCCGTCGTACCCGGGCTGCTGCAGACGCCGGAGTACGCACGGGCGGTGACGCGGGCCGCGGTGGACGGACTGGACGAGAGCAAGCTCGACACCCTGGTCGAGGTGCGGCTCGCCCGACAGGACGTACTGCGTGCGAACCCGCCGCTGGAACTGTCCGCGGTCCTGGACGAGGCGGTGTTACGACGGGAGGTCGGCGGCCCCGATGTGATGGCCCGCCAGTTACGTCGACTGACGGAGGCGGCCGCCTTGCCCCAAGTGCGGCTCCAGGTACTGCCGTTCGCCGCCGGGGCCCACATCGGAGTCACCGGCCCTTTCGTTATTTTCTCATTTCCGAACACAACTGATCTGGATGTGGTTGTTCTCGACCACTTGACGAGTAGCCTCTATCTCGAACGGAAAGAAGACCTCCAGGCCTACACGGAGGCCTTCAACGCCCTTCGGTTCCATGCCCTTTCGCCCGAGGACTCGTTGGACTACATCGCCGGGATAGGTGACGGCGCGTAA
- a CDS encoding ATP-binding protein — protein MADHQEASVTLPSEPASVSVARKFVAEVLAEWGLPRDCEAAETVRLIVSELATNAVQHTFGQSPTFTVGVRLEREEQLRIGVTDSHPRFPKRLPAAVQQDNGRGMVIIRWLTAECGGRLTVRPTREGGKTVSIELPWTVPVEPVPAGGPQEP, from the coding sequence ATGGCAGATCACCAGGAAGCATCCGTCACGCTGCCGAGCGAGCCGGCCTCGGTTTCCGTGGCCCGGAAATTCGTCGCCGAAGTGCTCGCCGAATGGGGCCTGCCGCGCGACTGCGAGGCCGCCGAGACCGTACGGCTGATCGTGTCCGAACTGGCCACCAACGCCGTCCAGCACACGTTCGGACAGTCGCCCACCTTCACGGTCGGGGTTCGTCTGGAGCGGGAGGAGCAGTTGCGCATCGGGGTCACCGACAGCCATCCGCGCTTCCCGAAGCGGCTGCCGGCGGCTGTCCAGCAGGACAACGGCCGCGGCATGGTGATCATCCGCTGGCTGACCGCCGAGTGCGGCGGCAGACTCACCGTCCGGCCGACCAGGGAGGGCGGCAAGACGGTCTCCATCGAGCTCCCGTGGACGGTGCCGGTCGAGCCGGTGCCGGCCGGGGGGCCTCAGGAGCCCTGA
- a CDS encoding LysR family transcriptional regulator, which translates to MYDPTRLAALVAVAEAGSITRAAERLGYTPPALSQQVAKLEREAGATLLVRSHRGTRLTGAGELLVVRARRVLDEMELARHELARLTGLSGGTLRLGTFQTAGIHLLPPVLTAFRRAHPDVALAVADYEPPHGIAAVAAGEVDLALTHTYEPAPPVPLPSSVGVEPVLVEELVLVTAPGHLLAGGSARLPLTGLAGQPLISMAPDHPPRQGVEAALARAGATPAVLVETPGYALVCALVSAGLGVAVVPEMVAATAATPVGTRLLEPGDLRRTISVAHRTDVTSPAADAFRALLRGAFGRAGQHRPGNRPDA; encoded by the coding sequence ATGTACGACCCGACACGGCTCGCGGCGCTGGTGGCGGTCGCCGAGGCAGGGTCGATCACCCGGGCCGCGGAGCGTCTCGGATATACCCCGCCGGCCCTGTCCCAGCAGGTGGCGAAGCTGGAGCGGGAGGCGGGGGCGACCCTGCTGGTGCGCTCGCATCGCGGGACGCGGCTCACCGGCGCGGGTGAGCTGCTGGTCGTGCGGGCCCGCCGGGTCCTCGACGAGATGGAGCTGGCCCGGCACGAACTGGCCCGGCTGACGGGACTGTCGGGCGGCACCCTGCGCCTCGGCACCTTCCAGACGGCGGGCATCCATCTGCTGCCGCCCGTACTGACCGCCTTCCGCCGGGCCCACCCGGACGTGGCGCTCGCGGTCGCGGACTACGAACCTCCGCACGGGATCGCGGCGGTCGCGGCGGGCGAGGTGGATCTGGCGCTCACGCACACGTACGAGCCGGCTCCGCCGGTCCCGTTGCCGTCGTCCGTGGGCGTCGAGCCGGTCCTGGTCGAGGAACTGGTGCTGGTGACCGCTCCTGGCCACCTCCTCGCCGGGGGCTCGGCGCGGCTGCCGCTCACCGGGCTCGCCGGGCAGCCGCTGATCAGCATGGCCCCCGACCACCCGCCGCGGCAGGGCGTGGAGGCGGCGCTGGCCCGGGCGGGGGCGACGCCCGCGGTACTCGTCGAGACTCCCGGGTACGCCCTGGTGTGCGCGCTGGTGAGCGCCGGGCTGGGGGTCGCGGTCGTACCGGAGATGGTGGCGGCGACGGCCGCGACGCCGGTGGGGACACGGCTGCTGGAGCCGGGGGATCTGCGCCGCACGATCTCGGTCGCGCACCGGACGGATGTGACGTCGCCTGCGGCAGACGCGTTCCGTGCCCTGTTGCGCGGCGCCTTCGGCCGGGCCGGACAGCACCGGCCCGGCAACCGGCCGGACGCCTAG
- a CDS encoding LysE family translocator — MDAQLIAFTGVAAGMVAMPGADFTVVVRNALVSRRAGVACALGITGGLLLHTALAVAGVAAVLTAVPALFRTLQLLGGAYVLYLGARTLRSLGRPREREADAERPGPGARPLRQGFVTNALNPKAPITFLSLLPQFVPAGSPAMPRTLLLALIVVVLALVWFPAVALLVDRLGRWLRGPRAPRAVEAVTGGALTVLGLVLVLEPLRS; from the coding sequence ATGGACGCACAGCTCATCGCCTTCACGGGCGTCGCCGCGGGCATGGTCGCCATGCCGGGCGCGGATTTCACCGTCGTCGTACGCAACGCCCTCGTCTCGCGCCGGGCCGGGGTCGCGTGCGCCCTCGGCATCACGGGCGGGCTGCTGCTCCACACCGCGCTCGCCGTCGCAGGGGTCGCGGCGGTCCTCACCGCCGTCCCGGCGCTGTTCCGGACGCTCCAACTGCTCGGCGGCGCCTATGTGCTGTACCTGGGCGCGCGGACGCTGCGCTCGCTGGGCCGTCCGCGTGAGCGGGAGGCCGACGCGGAGCGGCCGGGCCCGGGGGCGCGTCCGCTCCGGCAGGGCTTCGTCACCAACGCGCTCAATCCCAAGGCGCCCATCACCTTCCTGAGCCTGCTGCCGCAGTTCGTGCCCGCGGGCAGCCCCGCGATGCCGCGGACGCTGCTGCTGGCGCTGATCGTGGTCGTGCTGGCCCTGGTGTGGTTCCCGGCCGTCGCGCTGCTGGTGGACCGGCTCGGACGGTGGCTGCGCGGACCGCGCGCCCCACGCGCCGTGGAGGCGGTCACCGGCGGCGCCCTCACCGTTCTGGGCCTTGTCCTGGTCCTGGAGCCGCTGAGGAGCTGA
- a CDS encoding DUF6328 family protein, whose amino-acid sequence MTADPARTPRNETSARSDPPQETRTSGRDETPLERADRNFAELLQELRVTQTGVQILFAFLLTLAFTQRFPSLDTVQRATYVVTLLLSVLAAALFTAPAALHRSLFQRHAKATIVQVSSRLATVGLCVLMLALTGSVLLVVDVVLGRGAGIAAGAGTLAVCVALWGLLPWLVRRRLSSSAAPGPGQGPER is encoded by the coding sequence ATGACCGCCGACCCGGCCCGCACGCCCCGGAACGAGACGTCCGCGCGAAGCGACCCTCCCCAGGAGACGCGGACGTCCGGCCGCGACGAGACACCCCTCGAACGGGCGGACCGCAACTTCGCCGAGCTGCTCCAGGAGTTGCGCGTCACCCAGACGGGGGTGCAGATCCTCTTCGCCTTCCTGCTGACGCTCGCCTTCACCCAGCGCTTCCCCTCCCTGGACACCGTGCAGCGTGCGACCTACGTGGTGACGTTGCTGCTGTCGGTGCTGGCCGCCGCCCTTTTCACGGCCCCCGCGGCGCTGCACCGGTCGCTGTTCCAGCGGCACGCCAAAGCGACCATCGTGCAGGTCTCCTCGCGGCTGGCCACCGTCGGCCTGTGCGTCCTGATGCTGGCGTTGACGGGTTCGGTGCTGCTCGTCGTGGACGTGGTGCTGGGGCGCGGCGCGGGCATCGCGGCGGGCGCGGGCACCCTGGCCGTCTGCGTGGCCCTGTGGGGACTGCTGCCGTGGCTGGTGCGGCGCCGTCTCAGCTCCTCAGCGGCTCCAGGACCAGGACAAGGCCCAGAACGGTGA
- a CDS encoding C40 family peptidase translates to MTALNRVPSLWTRAGTASALTLAAVGGSLVVPGVAPDAEAATLATRALQVAASKHGSPYQWGATGPHRFDCSGLTLYSYKKAGKKLPRTAAAQYNKTHHVSASHRKAGDLVFFHSGRNVYHVGIYAGKGKIWHSPKTGEVVKLQKIWTRSVWYGRVS, encoded by the coding sequence ATGACTGCGCTCAATCGTGTCCCGTCGCTGTGGACCCGGGCCGGTACGGCCTCGGCGCTCACTCTTGCCGCCGTGGGCGGCAGCCTCGTGGTCCCCGGCGTCGCACCCGACGCCGAGGCGGCCACCCTTGCGACGAGGGCACTCCAGGTCGCGGCGTCGAAGCACGGCTCCCCCTACCAGTGGGGCGCCACGGGACCGCACCGCTTCGACTGCTCCGGGCTCACGCTCTATTCGTACAAGAAGGCGGGCAAGAAGCTGCCTCGTACGGCCGCGGCGCAGTACAACAAGACGCACCATGTCTCGGCCTCGCACCGCAAGGCCGGTGACCTCGTGTTCTTCCACTCGGGCCGGAACGTGTACCACGTCGGCATCTACGCCGGGAAGGGAAAGATCTGGCACTCCCCGAAGACCGGGGAAGTGGTGAAGCTCCAGAAGATCTGGACGAGGAGCGTCTGGTACGGCAGGGTCAGCTGA